Sequence from the Hevea brasiliensis isolate MT/VB/25A 57/8 unplaced genomic scaffold, ASM3005281v1 Scaf259, whole genome shotgun sequence genome:
AATGCTAAGACTGCTTCAGCTCAACTATATACACCTAGCAGGAGACTACAAGCATATTTCTAGTAAGTTAAGATGGTTGTGTTGGCGGGAATTTCCATTGGACTCTATACCATTTGATCTCAGTCTGGAAAATTTGGTTGCTCTTGATATACGCTATAGCAACCTAAATCAGTTTTTTGAGGAAGGAAAGGTAGATTAAGACATCATTTAATTTATGTGCGAATAACTTATTTTGTCGTTTTCAGAAACTGATATATTTTTAACTATTTCATCTGTTGCAGTCTCTAAAGAAGCTGAAATTCCTTAACCTTAGCCACTCTCACAAGCTTACTGAGACTCCTGACTTTGAAGGCTGCCCCAATCTTGCGAAGTTGATGCTCAAAGATTGCATTAGATTGGAAAAGGTTCATGACACCATTGGACTTCTCATTCATCTTCTTTTCTTGAATTTTCAAGATTGCAAGAACCTTAAGAATCTTCCAGGAAGCATTGGTGGTTTAAGAACACTGGAGAACCTTAATATATCAGGCTGCTTGAAACTGGAAGAGATGCCTGAGTCCGTAGGACTACTAACTCACCTTATTTTCTTGAATTTACAAAACTGTGAGAACCTTAAGAAACTTCCAGGAAGCATTGGCAATCTAAAATCACTTCAGGAGTTAAACATGTCAGGCTGCTTAAAACTTGAGGAATTGCCTGAGTCCACTGGATTTCTAATTTGCCTCATTTCATTGAATTTGCATGATTGCGAGAACCTTAAGAATCTTCCAGGGAGCATTGGGGATCTAAAGTCACTTGAGAAGCTAGACATGTCAGGCTGCACAAAACTTGAAGATTTGCCCGAGTCCACTGGACATTTCACTTCCCTTCTTTTCTGGGATTTGCAAGACTGCAAGAATCTTGAGAATTTTCCTAGAAACATTGTTGGTCTGAGATCACTTAGGGAGCTGAACATGTCAGGCTGCTCAAAAGTCAAGGAATTGACTGAGGATTTGGGGAATTTGAAATCCTTGGTTGTGCTTAATCTCGATGGTACTGCAATAAACATCCTACCTGAAACAATTAGAAATATGAAAAATCTTGAAATTTTGTCTTTATCTGAATGTCCTCTTATCTTTTCACCCGAAAACTGTCCTCAGATCATCAGCATTTTACCTTTTTCTTTAAAAGAGTTGGATATCAGATATTGTAACATATTAGATGGTATAATTCCCCATGCTTTTCGAGGCttgtcttctttgaaagtgctgAAATTATGTGGCAATGGTTTCACAAGCTTTCCAGCTAGTATCATTAGCCTTCCTAATCTTGGACAGCTTCATTTAAATTCATGCAAAGGGCTTCGATCTATACCCCAACTTCAGTCAAGTGTAAACGGTTTGTATGCTAATGATTGTTTGTCATTGGAAAGTATTAATCTAACAAATTTTCATGGGGAATCAGCTCTGGAGGTCAAAGGTTGGGTGAATTTAAAAGGAATTGAAGGCTTTTTCAACTTGGAACCATTGGAAGTTGATATTGCTGGAAAACTTCTTGGAAGCAATAGCTCATTCATCCAGGAATCAGTTACAAACTATTCTGTCCGCAAAATTGACAATCTTGTAGTAGCCAATGCGATGTGTCCACTGCAGGTACTGCCTGCCTCCCTTTCTCCGTTTTTGTTAGAGCGTGctgcaaatttccttaatttaattattaactaAGTTAGTTTATTTATTTCACTTTGTGCTTTTTTGGTTTATGCTTTAGGCAGAGCAAGTTGGTCTTAAATGCAGTTTATTTTCTAGGAAAAGAAAGCCACAACGCAGATTACATCTAGATATCTAAGGAATCTGCAGAGAATGATTAAGTTGATTTGAGAATGGGCATTTTAAAGTAGTTGATTATTTTTAGTTTTCTTGTGTGTTTAAATGCCTGCAACATTTCTTCTCTCTGTCACACCCCTCAGAAATTTAAGAAAAGGCTGACCTATAATCTAGCTGAATTACtttataacttaaacaactaatgCCCATTCCTCTAATATTATTATGAATCAATCTGTTATTGCTAAGGTATCATAATTCAAACATATTCACAATCCAAAATTAGCAATAAAATAAGTAAAGCAGGATTAAATAAATCATTTTATATAACAAAATTTCTTAATAATCAAAAACAACAGAATGAAGAACAAAACTCAAAGTAGATAatgaaaaattcaattgaaattttatttagaaaaagTTCGGGTTGGGCTTGAGGTAAAATTCAATTTACCTCAAGTTGCCTACGTACCCCTATTAAATGGGAAATCAAACCTACGTAGTTCTTAAAATAAATATTTGATTAACTGTTCTAAATTTAAAACAAATGAAATATATTGAGCATATAATCTCAATCATAGTAttagtatatgtatatatataatattctCAACCATTCACATTCAaccatcatactaaaatttaacaTTACATTCATGACCATCTAATACTTACTATTTTTTTTCcccaattaagtatttatgaagcTAATAACCTTATAAAAGAATAACTTTATATGCTAGCTAACTCAAACTTATCACTTAGTCTACCCACTTTcacttaatatatattatttaacacAGAGTTTAAATAGAAATCAAGTTTTTATTCTAAGAATCTCAACACAAATTAAATTAGCATATTAATCTAATTATCAAAATATTTAACGAAAGTCCGGCAACATCTATCCTGTAACTGAGTGATTCCCCTTGCTAAAAATTAACAGTTCACAATAAATAACAAACTTAGCATTCGTTTTAAATTCACAAACGTGACTCGGATGACAATTCGGAATTGGCAGTCAATGAATCCAAAATAACCTTCACACACATGAATTCATCCTACAACCAATTCTTGTTCCTAAACTAACAGCTCCGTGACAATAATCCAGAGAATCAGTCATTAACTGATTCTTCTTAAAAGCCAAAATGTTAACATAATGAATATTACTAATATAGTTCCAGCTTAACATTCATCTAATTTAATTACACGTCTTATTCTTT
This genomic interval carries:
- the LOC110633334 gene encoding disease resistance protein RPV1, whose amino-acid sequence is MKDFLKPSEMYWQYEVNKMGDNDSLQLLSLHAFGKNHPTEAYMACAKKMVHYCGGIPLALEVLGSSLSGQSVDVWNSRLEKLKVIANDDIHGKLKISYDSLGDFEKFIFLDIACFFTGYDKDYVISILEECGFFPVNGINSLMRRCLVKVGSNNKLSMHDLLRDMGRETVRKEHVVDPGERSRLWHHEDVIDVLTNKTGTRAVEGLVLNMPGLKQYSSSTKVFKKMKMLRLLQLNYIHLAGDYKHISSKLRWLCWREFPLDSIPFDLSLENLVALDIRYSNLNQFFEEGKSLKKLKFLNLSHSHKLTETPDFEGCPNLAKLMLKDCIRLEKVHDTIGLLIHLLFLNFQDCKNLKNLPGSIGGLRTLENLNISGCLKLEEMPESVGLLTHLIFLNLQNCENLKKLPGSIGNLKSLQELNMSGCLKLEELPESTGFLICLISLNLHDCENLKNLPGSIGDLKSLEKLDMSGCTKLEDLPESTGHFTSLLFWDLQDCKNLENFPRNIVGLRSLRELNMSGCSKVKELTEDLGNLKSLVVLNLDGTAINILPETIRNMKNLEILSLSECPLIFSPENCPQIISILPFSLKELDIRYCNILDGIIPHAFRGLSSLKVLKLCGNGFTSFPASIISLPNLGQLHLNSCKGLRSIPQLQSSVNGLYANDCLSLESINLTNFHGESALEVKGWVNLKGIEGFFNLEPLEVDIAGKLLGSNSSFIQESVTNYSVRKIDNLVVANAMCPLQALSERGLYSIFLPGNEIPTWFGDLHKGNIVSFNVPRLDPGSTIIGVVTYATYAWGRYQTDLLTKQKSCYTCPLLTITNKTKLFEWIYDPHITFFSRDVEQDISWLCYWMFDNHKRGTDQYDGGWRFKDELEEGDEVEFSIDLGFGINVKKCGIHLLYQAKDHGSQSDDLAIVSYASSRHHRRFLRSRPRLLTMKSNQEITVDTGTPIMDKEFLQWTKYRDQKSDETVVMNRTI